The proteins below come from a single Triticum aestivum cultivar Chinese Spring chromosome 5D, IWGSC CS RefSeq v2.1, whole genome shotgun sequence genomic window:
- the LOC123121053 gene encoding uncharacterized protein — MEALREATAELTVYVHPSNAADVRLAVSRQLSTLLFSYEDRFDGVLLSHEVEFEGDNEDGQDRKVDGDGKRVIKAKILDGLVPYFGVPVTANMLLFSPQPEMILEGKVEMLGKESIHAIVLGVFSAAIMADDIPEMFKFKRRGHGGKFISQSDKRHVIKKGSMIRFSVKRVDTEMNCHITGSLMPPHTGCMRWLSVHDAEYASEISSGKRKPRDHTKSEQKVQGRTTANREDSMVNSERPRKSRKRAVGE; from the exons atGGAGGCGCTCCGGGAGGCGACGGCCGAGCTGACGGTGTACGTGCACCCCTCCAACGCCGCAGACGTCCGCCTTGCTGTCTCCCGCCAGCTCAGCACCCTCCTATTCTC GTATGAAGATCGCTTTGATGGCGTGTTGCTATCACATGAAGTTGAATTCGAAGGTGACAACGAAGATGGCCAAGACAGAAAAGTTGACGGAGACGGGAAAAGGGTTATCAAAGCCAAAATCCTGGATGGTCTGGTACCATATTTTGGCGTACCGGTGACTGCGAACATGCTGCTGTTTTCTCCCCAGCCAGAGATGATACTAG AAGGGAAAGTTGAAATGCTTGGCAAGGAATCAATTCATGCCATCGTCCTGGGGGTTTTCTCAGCAGCCATTATGGCAGATGATATCCCTGAGATGTTCAAATTCAAAAGA AGAGGACATGGAGGAAAATTTATAAGCCAGTCGGACAAGCGGCATGTGATTAAAAAAGGAAGCATGATACGGTTTTCTGTTAAAAG GGTGGACACGGAAATGAATTGTCACATAACTGGATCTTTGATGCCACCTCACACAGGATGCATGCGGTGGCTATCAGTACATGATGCTGAATACGCATCGGAAATTAGCAG TGGTAAAAGGAAACCAAGGGATCATACTAAGAGCGAGCAGAAGGTACAAGGTCGCACAACTGCGAACCGCGAAGATAGCATGGTGAATTCTGAACGACCACGCAAGTCCCGAAAGAGGGCTGTTGGGGAATAA
- the LOC123121055 gene encoding protein ENDOSPERM DEFECTIVE 1, whose amino-acid sequence MAAAAAASASPHPAAAADLPPPPPPLHTAAPRPRRRAREVSSRYLSTPAPALSSSAASSPRLSTSSSRASSPTPSPRAHTRVATPFANENQPPLVPPSTRRRAVQKLFGEIGANPRASVSSSSAGAPPPRLLPRASSGPAPSTGRRGYPRPPTPARASSCPSAADDAASCSSTDTSSTLTDFSEPDGILVPAAPCESPPLLGPASCRGVRLSSELRSSVPESGGSTRGAAIPLCHRSLNSALSSCPAPVAKVMAAPRPPQPHGTKLAEMKKAVVIGGRKVAGKQEDVHQLRLLDNRYVQYRFLNARGAEAARAKAAAAENSLFGLAERIAGLRESVADKRAEAEKIKRDQRLCSIVGGQLPYLDRWSDVEEDYSSCLTGATSALHNASLRLPIIGGVRANYEEISEVLSSAAQLLEPASPLVRNLLPKVEEVDGVASKLAQIITSERDLIEECGNLLNQAHHMQMREYSLRSQLLQLRS is encoded by the exons atggccgccgccgccgccgcctccgcgtcgCCGCACCCGGCGGCCGCCGCCGAcctgcccccgcccccgccgccgctccacaccgccgcgccccgcccgcgccgccgcgcgcgGGAGGTCAGCTCCAGATACCTCTCCACCCCCGCCCCCGCCCTctcttcctccgccgcctcctccccgcgcctctccacctcctcgtcgcgCGCCTCCTCGCCCAccccgtcgccgcgcgcccacACGCGCGTCGCCACGCCCTTCGCCAACGAGAACCAGCCCCCGCTCGTCCCGCCCTCCACCCGCAGGCGCGCCGTGCAGAAGCTGTTCGGCGAAATCGGCGCCAACCCGCGGgcctccgtctcctcctcctccgccggcgcCCCGCCCCCCAGGCTCCTGCCCCGCGCGTCCAGCGGGCCGGCCCCGTCCACGGGGCGCAGGGGCTACCCGCGCCCCCCGACGCCCGCGCGCGCCtcctcctgcccctccgccgcggACGACGCCGCGTCCTGCAGCTCCACGGACACCTCCTCCACCCTGACCGACTTCTCCGAGCCTGATGGGATCCTGGTGCCTGCCGCGCCCTGCGAGAGCCCGCCGCTGCTCGGCCCGGCGTCCTGCCGCGGCGTGCGCCTGTCGTCGGAGCTCCGGTCGTCGGTTCCTGAGTCCGGCGGGTCCACGCGCGGGGCGGCCATCCCGCTGTGCCACCGATCGCTTAATTCGGCTCTCTCGAGCTGCCCGGCTCCGGTGGCGAAGGTGATGGCGGCGCCAAGGCCACCGCAGCCACATGGGACGAAACTAGCGGAGATGAAGAAGGCTGTGGTCATTGGGGGGAGAAAGGTTGCCGGGAAGCAGGAGGACGTGCACCAGCTGCGGCTGCTGGACAACCGCTACGTTCAGTACAGGTTTCTGAACGCCCGGGGGGCAGAGGCGGCCAGGGCCAAGGCTGCTGCGGCGGAG AACTCCCTGTTCGGACTGGCTGAGAGAATTGCTGGGCTACGAGAATCAGTCGCTGATAAGAGGGCAGAGGCTGAGAAGATCAAGAGGGATCAGAGATTATGCTCAATTGTTGGTGGTCAG TTGCCGTATTTGGATCGATGGAGTGATGTTGAGGAGGATTATTCCAGCTGCTTGACAGGGGCAACATCTGCGCTGCATAACGCCTCACTAAGGCTGCCTATAATTGGGGGTGTTCGG GCAAACTATGAGGAAATCTCAGAAGTTCTTAGCTCTGCTGCGCAACTACTGGAGCCAGCGTCGCCTCTTGTTCGAAATTTATTACCAAAG GTTGAAGAAGTTGATGGCGTGGCCTCCAAACTTGCACAAATAATCACTAGTGAAAGGGACTTGATAGAAGAGTGTGGAAATCTACTAAATCAAGCACACCATATGCAG ATGAGGGAGTATAGCTTGAGAAGCCAGCTGTTGCAGTTGAGAAGTTGA
- the LOC123121058 gene encoding sodium/hydrogen exchanger 6 produces the protein MSLELSMALAAPPGGGLLAPPPPAPPGKEQQVAGVGILLQISMLVLSFVLGHVLRRHRFYYLPEASASLLIGLVVGGLANISNTETNTRTWFNFHEEFFFLFLLPPIIFQSGFSLSPKPFFANFGAIVTFAILGTFIASIVTGMLVYLGGLTFLMYKLPLVECLMFGALISATDPVTVLSIFQELGSDVNLYALVFGESVLNDAMAISLYRTMSSVRSNAAGGENIFMMILQFLEIFVGSMSSGVGVGFISSLLFKYAGLDIDNLQNLECCLFVLFPYFSYMLAEGLGLSGIVSILFTGMVMKHYTYSNLSDNSQRFVSAFFHLLSSLAETFVFIYMGFDIAMEEHSWSHVGFIIFSIIFIIVARAANVFSCAYLVNISRPEHRRIPLNHQKALCFSGLRGAMAFALALQSVHELPEGHGKTILTATTAIVVLTVLLIGGSTGTMLEALDVIGDENTSIETYEDNNGYIPPTYEEGTSSGGGLRMKLKEFHKSTTSFTALDKNYLTPFFTSQTDEDADDFGDQPQNQRRGFYDQ, from the exons ATGTCGCTGGAGCTGAGCATGGCCCTGGCGGCGCCGCCGGGGGGCGGGCTGCTGGCCCCGCCCCCTCCCGCCCCGCCCGGCAAGGAGCAGCAGGTGGCGGGGGTGGGGATCCTGCTGCAGATCTCCATGCTCGTGCTCTCCTTCGTGCTCGGCCACGTCCTCCGCCGCCACCGCTTCTACTACCTCCCCGAGGCCAGCGCTTCGCTCCTCATCG GACTAGTTGTTGGTGGGCTTGCTAATATTTCGAACACAGAGACCAACACTAG GACATGGTTCAACTTCCATGAAgaattcttcttcttgttcttattACCTCCTATAATATT CCAATCAGGATTCAGCTTATCCCCA AAACCATTCTTTGCCAACTTTGGGGCCATTGTAACTTTTGCCATTCTTGGGACATTCATCGCTTCCATCGTAACAGGGATGCTTGT CTATCTTGGTGGACTCACATTTCTAATGTATAAACTTCCATTGGTTGAATGTCTTATGTTTGGCGCTCTTATATCCGCGACTGATCCTGTCACAGTATTATCAATATTCCAG GAACTGGGAAGTGATGTTAACTTGTATGCTCTGGTGTTCGGCGAATCTGTTTTAAACGATGCG ATGGCAATTTCTCTTTACAG GACAATGTCATCGGTCAGGAGTAATGCAGCAGGAGGCGAGAACATTTTTATGATGATTCTACAGTTCCTTGAGATCTTTGTTGGTTCAATGTCATCAG GTGTCGGAGTTGGATTTATCTCTTCTCTT CTATTTAAATATGCGGGATTGGATATTGACAA TCTTCAGAACTTGGAGTGCTGCCTTTTTGTTCTCTTCCCATACTTCTC GTATATGTTAGCAGAAGGACTTGGCTTGTCAGGAATTGTTTCTATACTATTCACAGGGATG GTTATGAAGCACTATACATACTCTAATCTGTCAGATAACTCGCAGCGCTTTGTTTCGGCCTTCTTTCACTTGCTATCATCTTTGGCTGAAACATTTGT CTTCATTTATATGGGCTTTGATATTGCCATGGAAGAGCATAGCTGGTCACACGTTGGGTTCATCATCTTCTCGATT ATATTTATAATTGTTGCAAG GGCAGCAAATGTCTTTTCTTGTGCCTACTTGGTTAATATATCGCGGCCAGAACATCGGCGTATACCTCTAAATCATCAGAAAGCTCTTTGTTTTAGTG GGCTTAGAGGAGCCATGGCTTTTGCGCTTGCTCTCCAATCTGTGCATGAACTTCCTGAAGGACATGGAAAGACGATATTAACAGCTACCACAGCCATTGTCGTTTTAACG GTTCTTCTTATTGGAGGGTCGACAGGCACCATGTTAGAAGCTTTGGATGTAATTGGTGATGAAAATACATCAATAGAA ACTTACGAGGATAACAATGGTTACATTCCCCCAACTTATGAGGAAGGTACATCGTCTGGAGGAGGATTGAGAATGAAACTCAAGGAGTTCCACAAAAG CACAACATCGTTCACCGCCCTTGACAAGAACTATTTAACTCCATTTTTCACCAGTCAGACTGATGAAGATGCTGATGATTTCG GTGATCAACCCCAAAACCAGAGACGAGGATTCTATGATCAATAG